CATCCAGCAGTTTGTCGTTAAGGAAGAGTTTGTCGTTGAGAAGTTCTGGTGTTATTTCAGACTTATCATCATTGTTGACAGTGAAGAGACTAGAACTACGATACTTCAGGCGATGTCTCAAGCGGGATGTTTTACCTATTAAATTCTCCACACTTCGACTGATTATTCCGGAGAtcttgcccttgtgtttacGACGGTTTGTTCTTAATCCTCCGCCCTCCCCATCTGCCTCTTCCTCCTCGTGCTCTCGCACGGTCATTATCTCTATGGGAGGCTGGAGAAGGGAGGACTTGCTTTTTTCACACATTATATCATCTTCGTCACTGAACGTTGTTTGACGGCTACACCTTGGGGATTTGGAATCAAGACTGGCGCTCGACGAGCGATGTCTGTTCCGATCAGAGCTATTGCTTGTACTGTCGTCGATACtctcatatatatacactttaggGATGTTCGGCACGGGTTCCGAATACTGTTTTGTGAACTGGTTGCGCTGGGTTTTCGGAACTTGTCTGACTTTATGATGACTACGCAATAAGCTTTGTTGTTGGTTTACGAAGAAGTTTGCCGAGTCGTTAAGGTCGCTATACGATTTACTGGATCTTTTATAATGAGTTGGATCCCCACATGTTGAGTCAAACGATACAGCGCTCTGTTTTTTAAGCCTCGATCGATTGCGGTTGTATCTAGGTGGATCTGGGGAGAGTTTGAAGCTCTTTGGTTTAGGCTGGTTCTCCATGTAACCTTCAGCTTCTGTCTCTTCCTCAATGTCTCCACACGACCTTGACGGTTTACTACACAGCGGCCCTTCGTAACTTACGTGGATATCGTATGATTGGGACCGAGGACCAAGATTTTTCTTTCGATTAGCCGCGTTGCCAATCAATGGTGATTTTCGGAATTCCTCTACAATTTTCGTATCCTTAAGGTCAATGTCGTCACCATCCGCCATCTCCACTAGCCAATGGATGAGCTTGTCATACGAGTCCTTTGGCGGCTGGGGACTGACTCTGGTGGCGTCACAGTCCGTATCTTCCTGTATGATGAGAGGGATTGGAAGGTCATTGCGCATGCCGATCATCGAGTCGACATTTGGCTCAGTAAACTCTGTGTCTTCTGTAAAAAAGACAATATTTGACATTACATGACATTACATgacattacaaaataattaatcatcCAAAATGGAATGTAAGTTAGTATAATCGATGTTAAATGCAGTACCATTAAGTTAATTGGTAACCAAAcgttttatgtgtatatataaagaatatattCGATAGGTTATCCTAGCAGTAACGTATAACTCGCAAAAGTAGGGCAAAAGTCTAATATGTCGATATGAAATAAAACCAAAGGCTCTTGCCTCATACGGGAGACATGGAATTATTTTCCCCACCATTCCTGCTAGACGACTATGTTGAACAGTGGTTTATTGTGATGGAACATCGACTTTCTGTAACACATACGACTAAAGATTAATTTGAGAGCAATGATCTACATGTGTTAGGACGTTATTAGCCTCTCCGGTAACCTTTTATGGTAAGTGTTGAGGTCAGAGCGGTCATTGTATTTACCCTTTACGATCTATCCACACAATATTGTCGTAAAGGGCAAGAGAGAACAAAGAAAACGTAATTGGTTTCAGAGCGGAACAATATGTGCATGACACATCTGTCATCAACAGACATGCGCATTGCATTGCCAGACTGAACGTAGTACAGCTATAGGCACCTCTGTTACCctgaccacagggacatgtctagtcttatattataaAAGTTAGTATGAAATACTACAAAGACAAGAGAACGAATGGCGGCCCATTGAAATTCTGACCTATTAAGTATTTTGGGTACGCACATCGTCTGTAACCACGTGACCTGTCTTCACACCTGAACCAAATCCATTAATCTGATTGGCTCCGCTGAAATGTTTTCGGAAAATATGTCCTACCAGAAACGTCATTCTATGCActctttggtttgtttggcaATGTTTGGTAAAGTTTGGTCCTCGGTGTTTGGTCCTCGGTGTTGGGACCAGCCCGACGAACTGTTTCTCTCGCCCTCCGGCCTCGGGAAACAGTTCATCAGGTTGGTCCCAACACCTCGGGGAAGAGTTTTGACTGTTAACTgataaggcatgaaacaactgtgtactgttagGTACAAATTATGACGGCCACCGATGGAAGACAATTTTACAGACTGTGACACGTAAATCTCAGGCATTGATACTGACTACAGCCAGCAAGTCATGATGATATTCGTCAATTCATCAAGGATTGGCTGCAGTTTGCTAAGATAGATATAGCCGGAATGAGGAGAGGATAAAAAGAAATTCGAATTGGGAAATTCAATGCAGATATGGATCATTAAATAGATTCTAATTTTGATATAGAATGCACTATATTTTGaggttttgttatattttctattCCACATTTGACATGCAGCAACCAACTTTTGGACCGATGTTTGTCACACAACACTTAAGTTTGCCCAAAGTTGGTCCAACATTTCACATACAGCCAACAAGCTTTAGGCCAACATTACGCCAACATGTTGGACCATCATTTTGCCGATTTGCATATTAACGTTGTTCCGATGTTACATCAGAATTTAGGTCCAACGGAACAGACATCTTTACGCCAACATTAGATCATCATAATCATTCTATCTGGGTATGTCTTGATGACAAACACTTAAATCAAATTACAGGCAAACCTAAATGAATAAACTAAACACTACCTGACCTTTGATATTGAAATACCAGCAGTTAAATACTGGTATGTAAACCTACAGACACTGCTCCATTGATTCGACTGTTCAGTTCAAACTATCCTCGTGTTAATTTGGAGATAATGAACCCATTGGTCATATTTCCTAACCAACAATGTTCTATGGTCAGATCGACGGACATTGGGGACCCGCGTTTCCTGTGCTTGACCGGCGGTAAGTGTGAGCTTTGACTGGTCAATCACACCAAAAGTGTCGAGGGACACAATTCTCCCCGAACATCAGACGTCGGCCATTTCGTATCGATCTGAGTGTTATGTTACATGTCGGGAAGACAACAAGGTGGAATGTTTCAATCGTGTCAAAACAGTTGAGATAGAGGTTACCGTTGCATATCGAAGAAATCGGGTTTTATTTTGCTAAATAATTGCATTCCCTTTCAAGGAATTCAATTATCAAGATGGCGTGCATTCATAATGCCttgaagcatagtatgtgtataaaaaaatctaaaattcgATCCGCAGAGCTAAGTACTAATTCCCCGGGTCTAtgcttgttttttgttttaaatgttttgagtATCAAAGAATGATGTta
This DNA window, taken from Pecten maximus chromosome 3, xPecMax1.1, whole genome shotgun sequence, encodes the following:
- the LOC117324104 gene encoding uncharacterized protein LOC117324104 produces the protein MIGMRNDLPIPLIIQEDTDCDATRVSPQPPKDSYDKLIHWLVEMADGDDIDLKDTKIVEEFRKSPLIGNAANRKKNLGPRSQSYDIHVSYEGPLCSKPSRSCGDIEEETEAEGYMENQPKPKSFKLSPDPPRYNRNRSRLKKQSAVSFDSTCGDPTHYKRSSKSYSDLNDSANFFVNQQQSLLRSHHKVRQVPKTQRNQFTKQYSEPVPNIPKVYIYESIDDSTSNSSDRNRHRSSSASLDSKSPRCSRQTTFSDEDDIMCEKSKSSLLQPPIEIMTVREHEEEEADGEGGGLRTNRRKHKGKISGIISRSVENLIGKTSRLRHRLKYRSSSLFTVNNDDKSEITPELLNDKLFLNDKLLDGNIDDILYAVDALWPNE